A window of Dermacentor andersoni chromosome 4, qqDerAnde1_hic_scaffold, whole genome shotgun sequence genomic DNA:
CTGACTCTTCTGAGCTCGTCATGGACGAGGCAGAAGCTGAGGAAACGGCGGCAGTAGAAAGCACGAAGTTGGAACCACAACCAACGCCCCCGGCCACGGTCCCCGCCCCCTTGCAGCGGGCCGTTACTTCGTTGCCTAGCGAGCAGCAGCCACCGCAAGAAAGGCAGCCTGACCTGTCAAAGGACGCGCTGCACCGGTCGAAAGAAGGCAATGAAGGCTCAGCAGCAACGACGGATCGCAACGCGCCGAGCGCAATGGAGACCGACGTGACTACATCGTCGAATAAGCGGGCGCACATCGAGACGGTGAAAGTCGACGACCCGAATGGTGGCCTGAATGCCGAGGAGCCGCCTGCGAAAGCGGCACGGGTACGTCGCTCACCATTCAGGTCGAAGCCCATCGTTCCCCTGGATAAACGCGAGGCGGACAAGGCGCCGAAGTAGGCGCTCGGGTCTGCACTTCACGGGTGCCTGTACAACATGTCGCGTAAGACTTTTAAGCACACGGACGGCAATGAATTGTCGCGCTGCAACCATCCGTTGAAGAAGCTGCAGATGTGCCAGACATAACACTGCAAGGAATGGCCGACTGCAATGAAACGAATGCTGTGTGGTCATGTACAGAGGTGAGCGCTGTGCGACCCATTTGCTCCTCACATAATATGCACGGTGAAACTGAAAAGCCAATGCGAGTAGCCACACTGAATGTCAGGGGCTTAGCGGCCCGGAGAAGGCAGTACCAAGTGAGCCGCCTGTTTTCTGAAAATGACTTAGATCTAGTCGCAGTGCAAGAAACTAAAATCGAAAGTGAGGATCAGACGGCCCGCATGGTGGAAACCTTTCGAACGCGCTACAATGTTTGTATTTGTCATGCTGTGGGCACATCTGGTGGTTGCGCGATATTCATTCGTAATAACATAGTCATCTCGGATGTGAGCATTGTTGTATCGGAAGCAGGACGCTTGCTTATTATAGACTTTTTATTTTCTGGTCTGCCTTGAGAGTGATCTGTGTTTATGCACCGAATAGCGAGACTGAGCGCGTAGCCTTCTTCGAAAGAATCGAGTGTTATTTGCAGTGTTCGAAACGTATTGTTatgcttggtgattttaattgtgtGCTGATGGCAGAGGACAGAGCTAAAGTTGTACCTAGCCGCGACAAAAGTGCGAAGGTACTGGATGCACTAATCCGCAAGAATGATTTGGAGGACCTGGGATGGCTGCTTTCGAATGGAAATCAACCCGTTTTCACACACTTCCAGCGTGGAAGCAGTGCGCGGCTCGATAGAGTACGCCACGGTTGACTTTGTGAGCATGTGCACTAAGTATGAATTAAAGCATGTCTCTTTTAGTGATCACAGTCTTGTAATGGTCACACTTggtggcaagaaaaagaaaacgcaaatcaACTGGCAGTTATGGAAGTTTAATGTTAAGCTACTGGGTGACGATATATTTaacgaaaaagtaaagaaagaaatagaaagcatggCCGGCATTGCAGCAAAGTCCCGTGCGGCTGAATGGGACCAATTCAAGAACGAAGTCAAACTGACAGCTATTGAAAGGGGAACACTGCTCcgtcataaagaaagaaaaaaaaccgaGGAATTGCAATGCCAGCTTGATTTTATGATCAGCATGGAAGTCTCAAATCCCGCGATATACGGTAAAGATATACGTGAAGTTATGGGGAAGCTCGaggctatggacgtcgaaaagtaTCGTTCAGCAGTAATAAGGGCGCGAGCCGAGAAGATCTGGATGGGCGAAACTCCTAATAAGCGCGCATTGTGTGACGAAAGGAGATACGCAACACAATATGAAATCCGAGAAATTACGTATCTGAACAATATTACCAGCGACATTAAAGAAATTGAACGTGCATTTGTCGAGCGCTATAGGTGTAGAAAGAAGCGGGAGCATTCTGTTGGGTCGGGATACCCTTGATTTAATGCCAAGGTTAGATGGTGATACTCGAGCGCTTTTGGAGAAACCCATTAGCGTAGACGAAATAAAACAGGCGATAACTGAACTAACACTGGGGAAGACACCTGGGCCAGACGGCCTCGGTGCCGCATTCTACAAAGCGTATGCCGATGAACTGGCGCCCATTTTACATGCGGTCATCACGGAAGCGTACGAAACGAAAGAAATGCCGCTTTCTTTTCGTGCTGCTCACGTGGTGCTGATTCCAGAAACTGACGACCACGCTACGCCGCTATCTGTCGGTGCGTACCGTCCGATAACGCTCACGAACACCGACTACAAAGTTTATATGAAAGTGTTGGCAAAACGACTGCAGAGCGTCATCAAATTTCTTGTTGGACCACACCAAACATGTGGCATAAAAGGTCGCTCTATCTGTACAAATGTGCATGTAGCCCGTAGTATTCTTGAGTGCTGTGAGATTTTTGGCGGGCGGGTCGCCATGTTGCAGCTAGATTTAGCAAAGGCATTCGATCGTGTGTCGCGTGAAGCTCTTTTTTGTATCCTTGAACATGCTAGCATAGGCACAGTCATACTCGATGGCCTAAAAATGATATACAATGACTGCATGGTAAACATCGTGCTGAATAAGACACTAACAGACAACATTAAACTCAGATCATCAGTGAGGCAAGGTTGTCCATTGTCACCGCTGATCTTTGCAATTTATTTAGAGCCTTTCTGTTTATCTCTAATAAGCAATGGAAAAATCAATGGTTATAAAGTTGAATCGTCGCATGTTAAAGTGCTTGCATTTGCTGATGACGTCGCAATCTTTTGTACAGATCGCCAAAGTGTACTAGAGGCGAGGCGATAAGCGAAGCTAAAAGATATTGCAGGCAAACCGGCTGCGAGATCAGTTGGGAGAAGTGCATCGGGTTTTGGCACGGAAGCTGGGACATCACGCCGTCTGCCTTTGCAAATTTACAATGGACCGTGTCTCCTCCGAAATATTTCGGGGTGCCGCTTGAGCACTACGAGAGTACCGTGCAATACTGGGAGGATGAGACGTCGCGTGCAAAAGAGAAAACCGGAGGATGGAAAGGTCGTGAGTTATCAATGTTTGTAAAGGCAACTGtttgtaatttatttttaattgccaaagtgtggtatgtcctccaatttttgtcgatgacccgtgtgaatgtacagaaaatgcacagagtatttgctgtttttatcTGGGGTCCCACTTGGGAAAGGGTCAGCCGAACCAACTTGTTTCGTCCTGTTCGAGATGGTGGTCTTGGATTGTCGCCTTTGTTCTTAGGACAGATTGTTTCTCATTTTGTCTTCTTACGAGATCAAAGTGATTCATTCTTGCGTACGATGATCTAGGTCCGTTTGAAAAGCATTTTGCCTGAATTTATTGTCTCTAGTGCACAGCCTGTAAACTATCGGCTTAAAGGCTACTCGCGAGAGGTAGTCGACTCCCTTCGAATACTAAAAGCTCGGTTTTCCGTTCAGTACCTGAGCATggtaacaagaaagaaactttacaagGATTTAGTTGAAGTTATGATGCCAGTCTTTGTACCGGATGAAATACTATGCAGGCCCAGGACATGATGTTTTGAAAAGAGTCAAAAAGATGCCTGTGAGAGCAAGCGTAaagtcgttcttctttaaattgcatACATCTACCCTTCCGGTCAAAACATGGATAGCCGACAAAGGAATATTTGTACTATGGACGACAAACTGTGCGCTATGTAACAAGCCGGAGACACTTGAGCACGCCTTCATTGAGTGCTGGGATGCAATATTTTATTGGGACGTCTTGCAAAGTACtcttaaaaaggaactgccgATAACAGCACAGGGTATACGTTTGTTGCCGGTAGACAGCGATCAGGGCTTACCGTACTATatgataatgctcctgggcctccatagtcttTGGAAGACACGGATGGCGGTCACCCACGGTGATGTGAATGTGCGCTCAGCACgagaaaattttattgagagGATTATTTTcacacgtgagatatatcgtgtacaggcagatccgcctgactggttgggtattcttgatgatttggtgaatttcaagaaattttagcttaTCACCTTGGTCCAAGTAGACCAACGtgtttttatatatgtatgtcattatgtgaataaagaaaaaaaaatagtggccagtatccccgcctgtcacgcgggagaccggggttcgattccccgacggggagtaatgttttttacaactttttttttagacACACTTAGGTGCGCCCGCGACAATTATCTGCAGTATCTGTTTGTATCTTTCGCGCGCTTGCGAGTAAGGTTGTGCGAAAACGTTTGCGCTTTTATTCCCATCGTGTACATAGTGCTTTAACTGACGCCTCCcgtgtctcctcgttagtatagtggcctgtcacgcgggagaccggggttccaTTGATTTTCCATTTCCGGCCACCGAAGCGAACGGTTGTGCGATGACGAGCTCCGTTGGGGCGGCTACAGCGGCTATTGCCAGCCGCGGCAACAGGAACTTTTCATCTGAAGAAGGCTACGAGTTGATTTTGCCGAATTTGCCAACAGGTCGTTTTGTTGTTAATACAGTTTTTCTTCACGGAGATGTTCAAGCGCGGCCTTACCGAGTGGAAGATTTTCGCGACGCGTTGTCTGGTTTATCGCTGCTTCCTGAAGTGATCGCCTTAGGGGCGTATCCGATGAGCCACGTGTGGGCCGTAACTTTCAGTAATGCCGAAGCCGTGAAGAAGTTACTCGCCGCGAGCGAATTGAAGGTCAAGGGCCGGCGCTGCGTCGTCATTGATCCTGGAAACCAAGATGTAAGGATGAAAGTGCACTGGCTGTTGCACAACGTTCCAGATGATGACGTGCGGGTGGCCTTCCTTCCTTATGGAAAAGTGACAGAAATTAGCAGAGAGTGGTGGCGAGTACACGGAATCACTGACGAGGGGTCCACAACCAGGTTGGTGTCCATGCGTCTCAAGGTAGGCGTTAAGCTGGAAGATCTACCACACCAGCTGAACGTCGCAGGTGAACAAGCTTTGGTGGTCGTATCAGGCCGTGCGCCGATGTGCCTGCGCTGTCATGCAACGGGGCACATTCGCCGCGACTGCCGGGTTCCAAAATGCAGTGCCTGCCGTAGATTCGGACATGAAGAAGGTCAATGCCCTAAGACGTACGCCAGCGTCGCCGGGCCTACGAGTGGCGAGGATTCATCCGAACTTCTCAtggatgaaaacgacgctgaagaaGCTTCGAAGCCGTCAAAGGACACCACAGTCCGCAAAATGGTAACGCTGGCAGCCAACAAACCCCTTTTGGAGGAAAGGCGTCAACCAACAGAGCGCGAACGGGATACCAAAGACCAGGCCGTGGAAAAAGCCATCACATCGAAGGACGCCTGTCAACCTACCAGCGAGGATACAAAAGGGGAAGAAACCCAAGAGACCTGCATGGACGTCGTCGAAAGCGTCAGTGGACAGCCCACCAAGCGGCCATTGGAGGAGAGCGTCGAGAAAGCAGACAATGGAGTTGAAGAGACAGAACCACCGCCGAAGGGACTTGGCATAAGACGGTCTTTATTCAAGCAGAGGCCGAATTTTTCCGCTGAGCGGCGGCCGGTGGAAAAACCTCCGTCTTGACGCCGACTCTCCGCGCAGCGCAACCTTTGGGGTCTTCGGGAAGACGTGGGGACTCTGAGCGAACTCACTTGCAAGTGTCGTGAAGCCTACCGGTTAGAAGATGCCTATAGCGCACATTGTACTGCATACGTGATGTGTCTGCAAGGTTCATCTTCGCTGTAAGTGTTATACTATGCTAACTAATTTTTCAGATTGTAAAGGGGTACTGTTATGCGATCATTTTGCAGAACATATAAAAAGAAATGGCTTTAAAATCAGGCACAGCACTACGCATAGCGACGATAAATATCAGAGGTCTGGCGTCTAGGAGACGACAGTACCAGCTTAGTCGCCCGCTATTAGAAAATGAGCTGGATATCGTAGCAGTTCAAGAGACAAAGGTAGAAACGCAGGAACAAAGTGATCGCATGGTATCACCTTTTAGAAATCGGTACAATCTTGCCATAAGTCATGCAGTAGGTTTGTCAGCAGGTTGTGCTCTATTTCTTCGAAATTCTATTGGGATTGTTGAGGAATCTGTGAATGTCAGTCAATATTGTTTGTGATTTCACCTTCGCAATGAAAAATTGGAGGGTTATTAACGTGTACGCACCAAACAAGGAACATGACCGGCGAGTGTTCTTTGAGGAAGTGGAAAAACACCTGCTATGCGATAAGCTGGTCATATTACTGGGTGATTTCAACTGTGTTTGTGAACCAGAAGATAGAGTGAACAAACGACCTATTCGAGAtaaaagtgcaatatttttaagcGCAATAGTGGGTGAACACGAATTATATGACGTGCGGTCTTTGTTTTCATGTAACTTCCCCCAGTTCACTCATTTTCAAGGAAATAGCCACGCTAGACTAGATAGAGCTTATATATCGACAGCTCTTGTACCTTTGTGCAGTAATTACACAGTCAATCATGTTTCTTTCAGCGACCACAGCTTAGTCTCTTTCTCGCTtggagcagaaaaaagaaaaagtacattTACTTGCCAGCTCTGGAAACTGAATGACAATCTATTGGATGACAAACCTTTCGTAGAGTACGCAATGGAAAACCTTAATGATTTACTTGAAGATCACCAGAACATAATTGGCAGATGGGAGcgtttcaaagaaaaaataaagattaaGGCGATAGAACGGGCTTCTGCACTTAAGCACAGTAAAATTAAACACGAAAAAGAACTGCAAGCCCAGTTAGACTTCTTGATCAGCCAAGAAAGTGTTACCCCCGGCCTGCGCAGTAAAGAAATTCGAGACGTCAAGCGACAACTTGAGCTCATCGATGTCGAAAATTATGGAGGAGCAGTGATACGGGCTCGTGCAGAGCATTTGTGGATGGGTGAAACGCCCAACAAACGCGCCCTTACTGACGAGAAAAGATACGCGACCAAAAAATAAATCAAAGAAATAAGGTACCGAGGTGCAGTCAAAGATAAGAAAAGTGATATAGAAGATGCTTTCGTAGAGCACTTTCGGAAATTGTTCGGTGAAAGGAAAGAAGTAAACAAGGGATTTGGAAACGCTTTTCTTCCACTTATGCCGCAACTAGATGAGAATGCAAAATCAGTCCTAGAAGCCTCAATTACATTAACAGAAATTGAAAAATCAATCGATGATTTGAACCCCGGAAAGTCGCCCGGTCCCGATGGACTGGGTTCAGCGTTTTATAAGAAATTTAAAACTCCTATAGTTAAAGTATTGCATGCGGTAATACAAGAGGCATATGACGTAGGAGAGCTTCCCCTCTCCTTCCGTCAATCACATATCATTCTCATTCCTAAAACGGACGACCGACTTAAGCAATTATTGGTAGGTTCTTACCGGCCAAAAACCCTCTCTAACATTGATTATAAGATATTCATGAAGGTCTTGGCAAGAAGACTACAAGGTTTTATTAAAGATATAGTCGGACCACACCAGACGTGCGGAATTAAAGGTAGGAGCATAACAACGAACATTCATATAGCAAGAAATATTTTAGTGTTGTGATGTTTTTTCCAACCACGTGGCAATGCTCCAAATAGAtctggaaaaagcttttgaccttgTTAAGCATGAAATATTGTTTGCCTTTATGGAATATGTAAATGTAGGGAAAATAATACTGGAAGGTGTAAAAATGTCGTACACTGGATGCTCTGCCTCAATTATAGTTAACAAACAAGTCAGCAAAAGCATCCATGTCGTCTCTTCAGTGAAACAAGGGTGTCTTCTGTCGTCACTACTTTTTAGCAATTATTTAGAGCCATTTTGTTTAAAGATTATTCAAAATGAGGAAATAAGAGGCTTTCGTATTATGGCTTGTGAAGACAAAATATTATCTTACGCCGACGACATAGCTGTTTTCTGTACCGATAGAGAAAGTGTAACAAATACGATAAAAGATGCCACAGCTTTCTGTCAATACACAGGGAGCAGAATAAACTGGAATAAATGTCAGGGTTTCTGGCATGGTGAATGGGATAGTGTGCCTGTCACGTACGCCAACATTCAGTGGACGACTACTCCAAGTAAATACCTA
This region includes:
- the LOC126529378 gene encoding uncharacterized protein; this translates as MTSSVGAATAAIASRGNRNFSSEEGYELILPNLPTGRFVVNTVFLHGDVQARPYRVEDFRDALSGLSLLPEVIALGAYPMSHVWAVTFSNAEAVKKLLAASELKVKGRRCVVIDPGNQDVRMKVHWLLHNVPDDDVRVAFLPYGKVTEISREWWRVHGITDEGSTTRLVSMRLKVGVKLEDLPHQLNVAGEQALVVVSGRAPMCLRCHATGHIRRDCRVPKCSACRRFGHEEGQCPKTYASVAGPTSGEDSSELLMDENDAEEASKPSKDTTVRKMVTLAANKPLLEERRQPTERERDTKDQAVEKAITSKDACQPTSEDTKGEETQETCMDVVESVSGQPTKRPLEESVEKADNGVEETEPPPKGLGIRRSLFKQRPNFSAERRPVEKPPS